One Helianthus annuus cultivar XRQ/B chromosome 12, HanXRQr2.0-SUNRISE, whole genome shotgun sequence genomic region harbors:
- the LOC118484981 gene encoding uncharacterized protein LOC118484981 isoform X2, which yields MISRRADSRILLSLPLLLLWLQGLPIFAISVGLNTCDKASQVQYYVQSHIQINECHDRVILVREPLKSLFNCLCPVCGKDQESTEHTCVTCAFAQTVWHLVSQWCKLRPIYAFRQKPSSRC from the exons ATGATTTCACGCAGGGCCGACTCAAGG ATTCTACTGTCACTACCGCTACTACTGCTATGGTTACAG GGCCTTCCGATCTTTGCTATCAGTGTAGGTCTCAATACATGTGACAAAGCATCT CAGGTCCAGTATTATGTGCAATCACATATTCAAATCAATGAGTGCCACGATCGTGTAATATTGGTGAGAGAACCATTGAAGTCACTATTTAACTGCCTTTGTCCGGTGTGTGGCAAGGATCAAGAGTCTACAGAACATACGTGTGTGACGTGTGCTTTCGCTCAAACGGTATGGCATTTAGTATCGCAATGGTGCAAGCTCCGTCCAATCTATGCATTCCGG